The Buttiauxella selenatireducens genome has a window encoding:
- a CDS encoding 4Fe-4S binding protein: MFDLLLNARPCVGRACLHHQLRHSSCQACLDVCPIGAIRHDNGSPSIDADTCTACGNCTFVCPTSAIENLATTERHFKGATLTTPLSVIAPTVEELLVWHTQHAIRSVEVDIESAPGWLVALAALNLRLKQMGETGWMVLSPEQKPVNSGRRSWLQIDKREGSAIRVLPGRFLYKSSFALTVDQHRCYLCGACSRICPKAAIEISEEAFVIRHSRCSGCEACTDVCLPRALTLEANVQSEVTALPLEVVRCKRCQKPFMAWSDLVDECPICQRHDFGMREA; the protein is encoded by the coding sequence GGCGTGTCTGGATGTTTGCCCGATTGGGGCTATCAGGCATGACAACGGCAGTCCGTCGATCGATGCAGATACATGTACCGCTTGCGGGAATTGCACCTTTGTTTGCCCAACTTCGGCAATCGAAAACCTGGCGACGACCGAACGCCATTTCAAAGGGGCAACCCTAACCACGCCCTTGAGCGTTATCGCGCCGACGGTTGAAGAATTGCTTGTCTGGCACACGCAACACGCTATCCGTTCGGTTGAGGTCGATATCGAGTCGGCTCCGGGCTGGCTGGTAGCGCTGGCAGCACTTAACCTGCGCCTTAAACAAATGGGTGAAACGGGCTGGATGGTCCTTTCCCCTGAGCAGAAACCCGTTAATTCCGGGCGCAGGAGTTGGTTGCAAATAGACAAGAGAGAAGGGAGCGCAATCCGTGTTTTACCTGGCCGATTTCTGTACAAAAGCAGTTTCGCACTGACTGTTGATCAACACCGTTGTTACCTGTGCGGCGCATGTTCCCGCATTTGCCCAAAAGCGGCTATTGAAATCAGCGAGGAAGCGTTTGTGATTCGACACTCGCGATGCAGTGGCTGTGAAGCCTGTACCGATGTGTGTTTGCCGCGGGCTTTGACGCTTGAAGCGAATGTTCAGTCAGAGGTAACAGCGTTGCCGCTTGAGGTCGTGCGTTGCAAGCGTTGTCAGAAGCCATTCATGGCGTGGTCTGATTTAGTTGATGAATGCCCGATTTGTCAGCGGCATGATTTTGGTATGCGTGAGGCGTAA
- a CDS encoding autotransporter outer membrane beta-barrel domain-containing protein — MKKSTRYSYQSKRLILASLISLAIANGAHAQTQPLNYGNETVNDSVIYSGPDNLQLNADGTTFNNTINATSTGGNTDVDLTNTHVTDNTKSTSSSIVVEANSSGSATFNADNLQLQGRSVSVNGTTTNVNITDSDFETESGFDSLDVVQHGDAPGQANLDGSHFSNKVSINANANLSLYADNSHFDGGLYDVQNGDSNTDIKNSTFDDQLNVQSLYGSASVSLDNIDSTSPDETSSVQISAQNDSSLNINNSRLSNAAQMYVSNTATGATAQIKISDSQIGSPGSDDQKYMVLATTASNQSGASGTTELDIANSQINGSVGAEEFNKGNSVINLTEGTVVNGNADLMGSNMLLNIDDAQLNGNINVDSAADKAGDVTNTTVNIANTAYRGNITSHDNAADDSLTLNVNGGGVIGGEDIDSSQRITGFNQVNANINYVDPSLVNTGKSSYFFFNDGEDVTIANKVGANSVVDSVRSGSYILDHINYQVTDESSKQGLTDKGYYSIAFSTDPIPDPVPDPTPVPDPDPTPTPTPDPTPDPTPVPAPDPAPVPTPAPTPEPKVAADLQAAQAGLLASDDMIHRIANSVTQHLDARHMGENGPQASGNNVWMDGIYSGGDRKAGTTQYSNEISGFQLGADTSWALSNGDAVTVGAGLGYLHNNLDVTSSNGSNDIDGNYYSLYAGWTQHQAEGKNWHLFADTTATYGDMTYSASGKDGNTHAGGDYDGNSWLWQARVGAQINLANDWWVQPYGVLGYSQTKTDAYNDGYSQVSSGKYSSGFAGAGVKAGKTITLKSGQTLRPYIETAYVGRFSEDTHFHTSDYNFNGQNLNGGSIGVGLNATLSKNWSATAKVDTLVASDVSNEVHAYLGAEFKF, encoded by the coding sequence ATGAAAAAATCAACACGTTATTCGTACCAATCTAAAAGGTTAATCCTGGCTTCTTTAATCTCTCTGGCTATCGCAAATGGCGCTCATGCTCAAACACAACCTTTGAATTATGGCAATGAAACTGTCAACGATTCTGTTATTTACTCTGGCCCCGACAATCTGCAATTAAATGCAGACGGCACCACATTTAATAATACGATTAATGCCACCTCAACCGGCGGTAATACCGACGTTGACCTGACAAATACCCACGTTACCGATAATACAAAATCGACATCATCTTCCATTGTTGTTGAGGCCAATAGTAGTGGTTCAGCAACATTTAACGCTGATAATCTGCAACTACAGGGAAGAAGCGTTTCGGTTAACGGCACTACGACAAACGTCAATATCACCGACAGCGATTTTGAAACAGAAAGCGGTTTTGACTCTTTAGATGTTGTGCAACATGGTGATGCTCCCGGACAAGCAAACCTCGACGGGTCGCACTTCAGCAATAAAGTGTCGATCAACGCCAATGCTAACCTGTCGCTTTACGCCGACAACAGTCATTTTGACGGGGGGTTATATGATGTCCAAAATGGTGACTCAAATACCGATATCAAAAACAGCACCTTTGACGATCAGCTTAATGTTCAGTCACTTTATGGCTCCGCATCAGTCTCACTCGACAATATCGATTCCACTTCACCTGATGAAACGTCTTCGGTTCAAATATCTGCACAAAATGACAGCTCGCTTAATATAAATAATTCACGGCTCTCGAATGCAGCACAAATGTACGTCTCGAACACCGCTACTGGCGCAACAGCCCAAATAAAAATTTCAGACAGCCAGATCGGTTCGCCGGGAAGTGATGACCAGAAATATATGGTTTTAGCGACCACCGCTTCAAATCAAAGTGGTGCATCAGGCACCACGGAACTCGATATTGCAAACAGCCAGATTAATGGTTCAGTTGGTGCAGAAGAATTTAACAAAGGCAACTCAGTAATTAACCTGACAGAAGGCACTGTGGTGAATGGCAACGCCGACCTGATGGGTTCCAATATGTTGCTGAACATTGATGATGCCCAACTCAACGGCAATATCAATGTTGACAGTGCCGCAGATAAAGCCGGTGATGTGACAAACACCACGGTGAATATCGCCAACACCGCTTATCGAGGGAATATCACCTCTCACGATAACGCGGCTGACGATTCGTTAACGTTGAACGTTAACGGCGGCGGGGTTATCGGTGGGGAAGATATCGACAGCTCCCAGCGCATTACCGGTTTTAACCAGGTGAATGCCAATATTAATTATGTCGACCCGTCACTGGTGAATACCGGCAAATCCTCCTACTTCTTCTTCAACGACGGTGAAGACGTCACGATCGCCAACAAAGTCGGCGCGAATTCCGTTGTGGATTCTGTGCGCAGCGGCTCTTACATTCTGGACCACATTAATTATCAGGTCACCGATGAAAGCAGCAAACAAGGACTGACGGATAAAGGTTATTACAGCATCGCGTTTAGCACTGACCCTATCCCAGACCCTGTTCCTGACCCAACGCCTGTTCCCGATCCTGATCCAACTCCGACTCCAACTCCGGATCCAACGCCAGACCCGACACCGGTGCCAGCCCCGGATCCAGCTCCAGTTCCAACACCTGCACCTACACCTGAACCGAAAGTTGCTGCGGATTTGCAGGCTGCACAGGCTGGTCTGTTAGCCAGTGACGATATGATCCACCGCATCGCCAACAGCGTGACCCAGCATCTGGACGCCCGTCATATGGGTGAAAACGGTCCACAGGCGTCAGGCAATAATGTCTGGATGGACGGCATTTATTCCGGTGGCGACCGTAAAGCGGGCACCACACAATACAGTAACGAAATTTCCGGCTTCCAGTTGGGCGCTGATACTTCATGGGCGCTTTCTAACGGTGATGCGGTCACCGTCGGGGCGGGTCTGGGTTATCTGCATAACAACCTGGATGTCACCAGCAGCAACGGCAGCAATGACATCGACGGTAATTACTACAGCCTGTATGCCGGCTGGACGCAACATCAGGCGGAAGGCAAAAACTGGCACCTGTTTGCTGATACCACCGCGACTTACGGCGATATGACCTACTCCGCTTCCGGCAAAGACGGCAATACCCATGCCGGTGGCGATTACGACGGTAATTCATGGTTATGGCAGGCGCGCGTCGGTGCGCAGATTAATCTGGCGAATGACTGGTGGGTTCAGCCGTACGGCGTTTTAGGTTACAGCCAGACGAAAACCGATGCCTATAACGACGGTTACAGCCAGGTTTCCAGCGGCAAATACAGCAGCGGTTTCGCCGGTGCGGGCGTGAAAGCGGGTAAAACTATCACCTTGAAAAGCGGCCAGACATTACGGCCGTATATCGAAACGGCCTACGTCGGGCGCTTCTCCGAAGATACGCATTTCCATACGTCGGACTACAACTTCAATGGCCAGAACCTTAACGGTGGCAGCATCGGCGTAGGGCTGAATGCTACCCTGAGCAAAAACTGGAGCGCCACCGCCAAGGTCGATACGTTAGTGGCCAGTGACGTGAGCAACGAAGTCCACGCGTACCTGGGTGCCGAATTTAAGTTTTAA